A part of Microbacterium terregens genomic DNA contains:
- a CDS encoding three-helix bundle dimerization domain-containing protein: MELRSGSPEDAEEIAIVIERLAMRFPDVPLVEVAEITREVHIALTGRPIRRYVPVFVERDARDRLRERARHG; this comes from the coding sequence ATGGAGCTTCGCAGTGGGTCCCCTGAGGACGCCGAGGAGATCGCCATCGTGATCGAGCGGCTTGCGATGCGCTTTCCCGATGTCCCGCTGGTCGAAGTGGCCGAGATCACTCGCGAGGTCCACATCGCGCTGACCGGGCGCCCGATCCGGCGATACGTTCCTGTGTTCGTCGAGCGCGACGCCCGTGACCGTCTGCGGGAGCGCGCGCGGCACGGCTGA
- a CDS encoding TIGR03885 family FMN-dependent LLM class oxidoreductase, whose product MVFVGYHASHEQVPPSSLLKAVIRAEHAGFDGAMCSDHLAPWGVAQGESGYAWSWLGAALASTSFSLGVVTAPGQRYHPVISAQALATLEEMFPGRFWAALGSGEAVNEHVTGHDWPTKERRNARLEASVEVIRDLLSGREVSRADEITVHRARVWSLPDTPPPLLGAAVTPETAGWLAGWADGLATVAQPPDKLVAVLEAFADAGGTGPRVLQVHVSLEDTEEEALRVTREQWRHSAITESLWDIEQPEQFDALAGEPTDAQLRSGALVSSDADELAERIAALVGLGFDRVYVHGIGRDQGAFLDRAERDLLPALREAL is encoded by the coding sequence ATGGTCTTCGTCGGCTATCACGCCTCGCATGAACAGGTCCCACCGAGCAGCCTGCTCAAGGCCGTGATCCGCGCGGAGCACGCGGGTTTCGATGGGGCGATGTGCTCGGATCATCTCGCGCCGTGGGGCGTCGCGCAGGGTGAGTCCGGTTACGCCTGGAGCTGGCTCGGAGCCGCCCTGGCCTCGACATCCTTCTCGCTCGGTGTCGTCACCGCGCCGGGTCAGCGCTACCACCCCGTGATCAGCGCCCAGGCTCTCGCGACCCTCGAGGAGATGTTCCCCGGAAGATTCTGGGCCGCGCTGGGCAGCGGCGAAGCCGTCAACGAGCACGTCACCGGCCACGATTGGCCGACGAAGGAACGCCGCAACGCCCGGCTCGAGGCATCCGTAGAGGTGATCCGCGACCTGCTGTCCGGGCGGGAGGTCTCGCGCGCCGACGAGATCACGGTCCACCGGGCGCGCGTATGGAGCCTGCCCGACACACCGCCACCGCTTCTCGGCGCGGCGGTGACCCCGGAGACGGCCGGGTGGCTCGCCGGTTGGGCGGACGGACTGGCCACCGTCGCCCAGCCCCCGGACAAGCTGGTCGCCGTGCTCGAGGCCTTTGCCGACGCGGGGGGAACCGGTCCGCGCGTTCTTCAGGTGCACGTCTCACTGGAAGACACCGAGGAAGAGGCATTGCGCGTCACCCGGGAGCAGTGGCGCCACTCCGCGATCACGGAATCACTGTGGGACATCGAGCAGCCCGAGCAGTTCGATGCGCTGGCGGGCGAGCCGACCGACGCGCAGCTGCGGAGCGGCGCGCTCGTCTCTTCCGACGCCGACGAACTGGCAGAGCGGATCGCCGCGCTGGTCGGGTTGGGATTCGACCGCGTCTACGTCCACGGCATCGGCCGAGACCAGGGCGCGTTCCTGGATCGCGCCGAGCGAGATCTGCTTCCGGCACTGCGGGAGGCGCTGTGA
- a CDS encoding ester cyclase, translated as MDDQRSMPPAVRVLERMLTEGFATGNTDIVDELCAPDIVEHQFGMTGQGQEAIDKVKRGITEVHRAMPDIHFTVGDWTQDGDTVWIRAEATATHTGPFLGPATGAPVHLTVIDIARVVDGRIVEHWGVPDRFAILAQTGQLRQLIPTS; from the coding sequence ATGGATGACCAACGATCGATGCCACCAGCGGTGCGCGTGCTGGAGAGGATGCTCACCGAGGGATTCGCGACCGGCAACACCGACATCGTGGACGAGCTGTGCGCGCCGGACATCGTCGAACACCAGTTCGGGATGACGGGGCAGGGGCAGGAGGCGATCGACAAGGTGAAACGCGGGATCACCGAGGTGCACCGGGCGATGCCCGACATTCACTTCACTGTGGGCGACTGGACGCAGGACGGCGACACGGTCTGGATCCGCGCCGAGGCGACCGCCACGCACACGGGACCCTTCCTCGGACCGGCGACGGGTGCGCCCGTGCACCTGACCGTGATCGACATCGCGCGCGTCGTGGACGGCAGGATCGTCGAGCATTGGGGGGTGCCGGACCGGTTCGCGATCCTCGCTCAGACCGGCCAGCTGCGCCAGCTCATCCCGACGTCGTGA
- a CDS encoding alpha-amylase family protein produces MRITDTSDLWWKSAVIYCLDVETYMDADGDGTGDFAGLAQRIDYLADLGITCLWLMPFYPSPDRDDGYDISDFYGIDPRLGNHGDFVEVIRTAHDRGMRVIVDLVVNHTSDKHPWFVSARRSRTSPYRDFYVWRDEPPKKQQPTVFPGEESSVWELDERSGQYFQHVFYKHQPDLNVANPRVRDEIAKTIGFWLALGVSGFRIDAVPFLIEPPEGVDLGDPHELLRDLKRFLQRRAGHAALLGEVNLPFGEQLQFFGGERGGELDLQFDFISMQALYLSLARSDPAPLIAALTARPAIPSDAGWANFVRNHDELTLDKLSDAEREEVFEAFAPDEAQRVYGRGITRRLPPMLGGDPRRIRMVYSVLFSLPGTPVLFYGEEIGMGENPEIAGRGSVRTPMQWTDGKNGGFSSAARGRLVAPIPGDGYAPQHVNVQQQRNDDGSLLQFIRHLVSRYRVSPEIGWGELEILAHDGDGILAHAVNSDVGRMIALHNFTEVPVRVRVQIGTVEEGTALLDLGGPERIDVEPQGQVEVELAPFGYRWLRVSPPGDSRIG; encoded by the coding sequence GTGAGAATCACCGACACCAGCGACCTGTGGTGGAAGTCCGCTGTCATCTACTGCCTCGACGTCGAGACGTACATGGATGCCGACGGCGACGGAACCGGCGACTTCGCGGGACTCGCGCAACGCATCGACTATCTCGCCGACCTCGGAATCACCTGCCTCTGGCTGATGCCGTTCTACCCCTCGCCCGACCGCGACGACGGCTACGACATCAGCGACTTCTACGGGATCGATCCCCGTCTGGGCAACCACGGCGACTTCGTCGAGGTCATCCGAACGGCGCACGACCGTGGCATGCGCGTGATCGTCGACCTCGTGGTCAACCACACCTCCGACAAGCATCCGTGGTTCGTCTCGGCCCGCCGGAGCAGAACATCCCCCTACCGCGACTTCTACGTTTGGCGCGACGAGCCGCCGAAGAAGCAGCAGCCGACCGTCTTCCCCGGCGAGGAGTCCAGCGTCTGGGAGCTGGACGAGCGCAGTGGCCAGTACTTCCAGCATGTGTTCTACAAGCACCAGCCCGACCTCAACGTGGCCAACCCGCGAGTCCGCGACGAGATCGCCAAGACGATCGGGTTCTGGCTGGCCCTCGGCGTCAGCGGCTTCCGCATCGACGCGGTCCCGTTCCTGATCGAGCCCCCCGAAGGCGTCGACCTGGGCGACCCGCACGAACTGCTGCGCGACCTAAAGCGGTTCCTTCAACGTCGGGCCGGCCATGCGGCGCTGCTCGGCGAGGTGAACCTCCCGTTCGGCGAGCAGCTGCAGTTCTTCGGTGGCGAGCGGGGTGGCGAACTGGATCTGCAGTTCGACTTCATCTCCATGCAGGCGCTGTACCTCTCGCTCGCACGCAGTGATCCTGCGCCCCTGATCGCCGCACTCACCGCCCGCCCAGCGATCCCGTCTGATGCGGGCTGGGCGAACTTCGTGCGCAACCACGACGAGCTGACACTGGACAAGCTCAGTGATGCCGAGCGTGAGGAGGTCTTCGAAGCCTTCGCTCCCGACGAGGCCCAGCGTGTCTACGGCCGCGGGATCACGCGCCGGCTGCCCCCGATGCTGGGGGGTGATCCACGCAGGATCCGCATGGTCTACAGCGTGCTCTTCTCGCTGCCCGGAACTCCTGTGCTGTTCTACGGCGAAGAGATCGGGATGGGCGAGAACCCCGAGATCGCCGGTCGCGGGTCGGTCCGGACGCCGATGCAGTGGACGGACGGCAAGAACGGCGGATTCTCCAGCGCCGCGCGGGGGCGTCTCGTCGCACCCATTCCCGGCGACGGTTACGCACCACAACACGTGAACGTCCAGCAGCAGCGCAACGACGACGGATCGCTCCTGCAGTTCATCCGCCACCTCGTCAGCCGTTACCGGGTGTCCCCCGAGATCGGCTGGGGCGAACTGGAAATCCTCGCGCACGACGGCGACGGCATCCTCGCCCACGCAGTGAACTCCGACGTCGGTCGGATGATCGCATTGCACAACTTCACCGAGGTGCCGGTGCGCGTGCGTGTCCAGATCGGGACGGTGGAAGAGGGCACCGCGCTGCTCGATCTCGGCGGCCCGGAGCGGATCGACGTCGAGCCACAGGGGCAGGTCGAAGTGGAACTGGCCCCGTTCGGCTACCGCTGGCTGCGGGTCTCACCCCCCGGCGACAGCCGCATCGGCTGA
- a CDS encoding DUF72 domain-containing protein, with translation MARVGTSGWSYDHWEGVLYPPRLPPRDRLAHYVRAFDTVELNASFYRWPPPKTFASWRGRLPEGFELTVKAPRSLTHARRLFQPEEWLERMTAGLHELAGRRGPLLVQLPPTMQRDDERLDWFLAHVPEWMRPAVELRHPSWNDEAVFSLLERRSAAYCVMSGAGLPCILRATARLVYIRLHGPDTAHLYAGSYSDDEIAWWADRIREWEAQGHQVYAFFNNDGGGNAVRDARGLRGALAR, from the coding sequence ATGGCGCGTGTCGGCACGTCCGGCTGGAGCTACGACCACTGGGAGGGCGTGCTCTACCCGCCGCGCCTTCCGCCCCGCGACCGGCTGGCCCACTACGTGCGCGCGTTCGACACGGTGGAGCTGAACGCGAGCTTCTACCGCTGGCCGCCGCCGAAGACCTTCGCATCGTGGCGCGGACGACTGCCCGAGGGCTTCGAGCTGACGGTGAAGGCCCCCCGCAGTCTGACGCACGCCCGACGCCTGTTCCAGCCCGAGGAGTGGCTGGAGCGGATGACCGCCGGCCTTCATGAGCTCGCCGGGCGCCGCGGCCCGCTGCTCGTGCAGCTGCCGCCGACGATGCAGCGGGACGATGAGCGCCTGGACTGGTTCCTGGCGCACGTACCCGAATGGATGCGTCCGGCGGTCGAGCTGCGGCATCCGTCCTGGAACGATGAGGCCGTCTTCTCCCTGCTCGAGCGGCGTAGTGCGGCGTATTGCGTGATGAGCGGCGCCGGCCTGCCGTGCATTCTGCGCGCGACGGCCCGCCTCGTGTACATCCGCCTGCACGGGCCGGACACCGCGCACCTGTACGCCGGCTCCTACTCAGACGACGAGATCGCGTGGTGGGCGGACCGGATTCGCGAGTGGGAGGCGCAGGGTCATCAGGTCTACGCCTTTTTCAACAACGACGGCGGCGGGAACGCGGTCCGCGACGCGCGCGGCCTGCGCGGCGCGCTGGCTCGGTGA
- a CDS encoding NAD(P)/FAD-dependent oxidoreductase: protein MSSGRSRRGGAAWDAVVVGAGPNGLAAAVTLARAGLHVRVYERDERPGGGAATRELTLPGFLSDVCSAIHPLAFESRFFREFGLQNRVRFATPDISFGHPLDGGRAGIAYRDLERTSAGLGPDGPAYARLMRPLVERAAEIAEFTGSSLLRVPRDPLTAIALGVSSLEQGTLAWNARFREEVAPALLTGVAAHTILPQPSIAAAGAGLALGAYAHARGWPIPVGGSQAIVDAMVEDLRAHGGEVVTGHDVRSLEELPSARVILLDVTPRAFLRMAASRMPPLYRRALQRFRYGGGVAKVDFALSDPVPWANGELRAAGTVHVGGTRAEIADAENQVNRGRLPDRPYVLAAQQSLFDSTRAPAGRHTLWAYTHVPAGSPQDRREAVIGQIERFAPGFRDTILATSSRTAVQVQAHNPNYVGGDIAAGAPSLAQLIRRPVLRSDPWRTPVHGVYLASASVAPGPGVHGLGGWHAALSALRHEFGTRALPDLSPRDGQIIDPRPSTREEPS from the coding sequence GTGAGCAGTGGCCGGTCGAGAAGGGGCGGGGCGGCGTGGGACGCCGTCGTCGTCGGCGCCGGACCCAATGGGTTGGCCGCGGCGGTCACCCTCGCGCGCGCGGGCCTGCACGTGCGGGTATACGAACGCGATGAGCGGCCCGGCGGCGGCGCGGCGACCCGCGAGCTGACGCTGCCCGGCTTCCTCTCCGATGTCTGTTCCGCGATTCACCCTCTCGCATTCGAATCGCGCTTCTTCCGTGAGTTCGGACTGCAGAACCGGGTGCGGTTCGCGACGCCGGACATCTCGTTCGGGCACCCGCTCGACGGCGGTCGCGCCGGAATCGCCTACCGAGACCTGGAACGCACCAGCGCAGGACTCGGTCCGGACGGCCCTGCATACGCACGCCTGATGCGCCCCCTCGTGGAGCGCGCCGCGGAGATCGCCGAGTTCACCGGTTCGTCGCTCCTGCGCGTCCCGCGCGATCCGCTCACGGCGATCGCGCTCGGCGTGAGCTCTCTGGAACAGGGCACCCTCGCGTGGAACGCCCGTTTCCGCGAGGAGGTCGCACCGGCCCTCCTTACCGGCGTCGCCGCGCACACGATCCTGCCGCAGCCGAGCATCGCCGCTGCCGGCGCCGGCCTGGCGTTGGGCGCGTACGCGCACGCCCGGGGTTGGCCGATCCCGGTCGGCGGAAGCCAGGCGATCGTCGACGCGATGGTCGAGGACCTGCGCGCGCACGGCGGCGAGGTGGTCACCGGCCACGATGTGCGATCTCTCGAAGAGCTGCCGAGCGCGCGGGTCATCCTGCTCGATGTCACCCCTCGCGCTTTTCTGCGGATGGCGGCGTCACGGATGCCGCCGCTGTACCGCCGCGCCCTCCAGCGCTTCCGATACGGAGGCGGCGTCGCCAAGGTCGACTTCGCGCTCAGCGACCCGGTGCCGTGGGCGAACGGCGAGCTGCGTGCGGCGGGCACGGTGCACGTGGGCGGCACGCGCGCCGAGATCGCGGATGCCGAGAACCAGGTCAACCGCGGGCGTCTACCCGATCGGCCCTACGTGCTGGCGGCACAGCAGTCGCTGTTCGACTCCACCCGCGCACCGGCCGGGCGGCACACCCTGTGGGCGTACACCCACGTTCCGGCCGGCAGCCCGCAGGACCGGCGGGAGGCCGTCATCGGCCAGATCGAGCGCTTCGCACCGGGCTTTCGCGACACCATCCTCGCCACGAGTTCGCGGACCGCCGTCCAGGTGCAGGCTCACAACCCGAACTACGTCGGCGGCGACATCGCCGCCGGTGCCCCGTCGCTCGCGCAGCTCATTCGCAGACCCGTGCTCCGTTCCGACCCGTGGCGCACGCCGGTTCACGGGGTGTACCTCGCCTCGGCATCGGTCGCCCCTGGACCGGGCGTACACGGATTGGGCGGGTGGCACGCCGCGCTCAGCGCGCTGCGCCATGAGTTCGGAACCCGCGCCCTGCCCGACCTGTCGCCGCGCGACGGTCAGATCATCGACCCCCGACCATCGACCCGAGAAGAGCCATCGTGA
- a CDS encoding SRPBCC family protein translates to MSRNVRILRCAPEDVFEVLGDGWLFPSWVVGASRMREVDASWPRVGSRLHHSFGVWPLLINDATLVEEYDPPRRMVMRARGWPIGEARVTLDIKQRGESTVVRIQEEAVAGPGRFVPAPLLDLGLHWRNEETLHRLAYLAEGRAEAQSRATTAEHEMGSDEASTS, encoded by the coding sequence ATGTCTCGCAACGTGAGGATTCTGCGCTGTGCGCCCGAGGACGTCTTCGAGGTGCTGGGCGACGGATGGCTCTTTCCGTCCTGGGTCGTCGGAGCGTCGCGCATGCGCGAGGTCGACGCGTCCTGGCCGCGGGTGGGCTCTCGCCTGCATCACTCGTTCGGCGTGTGGCCGCTGCTGATCAACGACGCGACGCTCGTCGAGGAGTACGACCCCCCTCGCCGGATGGTGATGCGGGCGCGTGGCTGGCCCATCGGCGAGGCGCGCGTGACGCTGGACATCAAGCAGCGTGGCGAGTCCACCGTGGTCCGCATACAGGAGGAGGCAGTAGCCGGCCCCGGTCGATTCGTCCCCGCGCCGCTGCTGGATCTCGGACTGCACTGGCGCAACGAAGAGACACTCCACCGCCTCGCCTACCTCGCGGAGGGCAGAGCAGAGGCGCAATCGCGCGCGACGACGGCCGAGCACGAGATGGGAAGCGACGAGGCCTCGACCTCGTGA
- a CDS encoding TraR/DksA family transcriptional regulator has product MLTDNSSVSSPAPELDVPAIRRSLEQQLREREELISDLAPRAAPNIDPVAWATTAATRKVVGRIQAALERLADGTYGRCVRCGNAIVAGRLEVLPYGETCVACQNDVDNS; this is encoded by the coding sequence ATGCTGACCGACAATTCATCCGTATCCAGCCCCGCCCCCGAGCTCGACGTGCCGGCGATCCGCCGATCGCTGGAACAGCAGCTGCGGGAGCGCGAAGAGCTGATCAGCGACCTCGCACCCCGCGCCGCGCCGAACATCGACCCCGTCGCGTGGGCCACCACGGCTGCGACCCGCAAGGTGGTGGGTCGGATCCAGGCCGCCTTGGAACGACTGGCGGACGGCACGTACGGACGGTGCGTCCGGTGCGGCAACGCGATCGTGGCCGGCCGCCTCGAGGTGCTCCCCTACGGAGAGACGTGCGTCGCCTGCCAGAACGACGTCGACAATTCGTGA
- a CDS encoding NAD(P)H-hydrate dehydratase, whose protein sequence is MSTPSERVTRELLREWGLPDPGGSKKSRGRVMVVGGSRRSPGAVVLAGEAALRVGAGRLGLAVPASVEGQLGVVLPEAAVFSLPQHASDPIAEPARGELEAADAVLVGPGFDNGDETRSTLLAVADTGVGCVVLDAYGLGVLADVPRERLPRALILNPNEEEAAILLDRDLGDDRESDLLEIARRFDAVVNCYGVIADPQGATWQVPAGGPGLGTSGSGDVLAGAITGFAARGLDPSRAAVWGSWVHARAGDALTERLGIGFLARDLPAALTASIKDVLG, encoded by the coding sequence ATGTCCACCCCGAGTGAACGCGTCACGCGAGAGCTGCTTCGCGAGTGGGGGCTGCCCGACCCGGGGGGCTCGAAGAAGTCGCGCGGACGGGTGATGGTGGTCGGCGGCTCGCGCCGTTCGCCCGGTGCGGTCGTGCTCGCCGGTGAAGCCGCACTGCGAGTCGGCGCCGGGCGGCTGGGACTTGCCGTACCGGCATCCGTCGAGGGTCAGCTCGGTGTCGTTCTGCCCGAAGCCGCCGTCTTCTCGCTTCCGCAGCACGCGTCCGACCCCATCGCCGAGCCCGCCCGCGGCGAGCTCGAAGCGGCGGATGCGGTGCTCGTGGGTCCCGGATTCGACAACGGCGACGAGACGAGATCGACGCTGCTCGCCGTCGCCGACACCGGTGTCGGGTGCGTGGTCCTGGACGCGTACGGGCTGGGGGTTCTGGCCGACGTCCCCCGCGAGCGCCTGCCCCGCGCACTGATTCTCAACCCCAACGAGGAGGAGGCGGCGATCCTCCTCGACCGCGACCTGGGCGATGACCGCGAATCCGACCTCCTCGAGATCGCGCGGCGGTTCGACGCCGTCGTCAACTGCTACGGCGTCATCGCCGACCCGCAGGGTGCCACGTGGCAGGTGCCGGCCGGAGGACCGGGACTCGGCACATCCGGCAGCGGTGACGTGCTGGCCGGCGCGATCACCGGTTTCGCGGCACGTGGCCTCGACCCGTCGCGCGCGGCGGTATGGGGCAGCTGGGTGCACGCGCGCGCGGGCGATGCGCTGACCGAACGGCTCGGCATCGGCTTTCTCGCCCGCGATCTACCTGCCGCGCTCACCGCGTCGATCAAGGACGTTCTGGGTTGA
- a CDS encoding diacylglycerol/lipid kinase family protein, whose product MSVQTAVIWNPTKTDRETLEAGLAAAGRESAPGEIGWWETTAEDPGQGATSEALAAGAELIIVAGGDGTVRAVAQQLAEVSADVDLAIVPLGTGNLLARNFDVPINDVPAAFAQALTGDPRPLDVGWVDIELTGGTERHAFVVMVGFGIDAHMLAETDDDLKDKAGWLAYVESLGRALAASEVVPFHITTDGQPGRNEDGHTLLIANCGMIQGGLTLLPDADPADGELNYLVLSAEGFAQWAGTLKTMIWDNTLKRLILQKDQLTNTDSVNHGRAKKLEVTLPEARAFEIDGEEIGETRSFTVSLQPAAIRLR is encoded by the coding sequence GTGAGTGTGCAGACCGCCGTCATCTGGAACCCGACCAAGACGGATCGAGAGACGCTGGAAGCCGGGCTCGCCGCGGCCGGCCGAGAGTCGGCCCCGGGCGAAATCGGGTGGTGGGAGACCACGGCAGAGGACCCCGGCCAGGGAGCCACGAGCGAAGCGCTGGCCGCGGGCGCCGAGCTGATCATCGTCGCGGGCGGCGACGGCACGGTGCGCGCCGTGGCCCAGCAGCTCGCTGAGGTGTCCGCCGACGTCGACCTGGCGATCGTGCCGCTGGGCACCGGAAACCTTCTCGCCAGGAACTTCGACGTGCCCATCAACGACGTGCCCGCGGCATTCGCCCAGGCGCTCACGGGCGATCCGCGTCCGCTCGATGTCGGCTGGGTCGACATCGAGCTCACCGGCGGCACGGAGCGCCACGCCTTCGTCGTCATGGTCGGGTTCGGGATCGACGCGCACATGCTGGCGGAGACCGATGACGATCTGAAGGACAAGGCGGGATGGCTCGCGTATGTCGAGTCGCTCGGCCGTGCCCTGGCCGCGAGCGAAGTCGTCCCCTTCCACATCACCACGGACGGGCAGCCCGGTCGCAACGAAGACGGTCACACCCTGCTCATCGCGAACTGCGGCATGATCCAGGGCGGTCTGACCCTGCTTCCGGACGCCGATCCGGCGGATGGCGAGCTCAACTACCTCGTGCTCAGTGCGGAGGGCTTCGCCCAGTGGGCAGGCACGCTCAAGACGATGATCTGGGACAACACCTTGAAGCGGCTCATCCTCCAGAAGGATCAGCTCACCAACACCGACTCGGTCAATCACGGCCGCGCGAAGAAGCTCGAGGTGACTCTCCCCGAAGCGCGGGCCTTCGAGATCGACGGGGAGGAGATCGGCGAGACACGATCCTTCACGGTGTCGCTCCAGCCCGCCGCGATCCGTCTGCGCTGA
- a CDS encoding TetR/AcrR family transcriptional regulator, with translation MVAPVKTPRSSYRQEQAEATKLRIADAAQSLFAAQGYGATSMDAIARAAGVANRTVYAAVGAKRHILTLICERWLERARAIPLADAVLEEPDPVARLRGAASWITALYATDFDVALILDSALDEDPETRELLRAKLRGRNRIMNRFIASVEPELSLSPADAKAIYRALAATGVYGGLVVESGWSPDRFERWLADTLVSQLLA, from the coding sequence ATGGTGGCTCCGGTCAAGACCCCTCGGTCGTCCTATCGGCAGGAACAGGCCGAGGCGACGAAACTGCGCATCGCGGATGCCGCTCAGTCGCTGTTCGCCGCCCAGGGGTACGGCGCCACGAGCATGGACGCCATCGCGCGCGCGGCCGGCGTGGCCAACCGCACCGTGTACGCCGCAGTCGGCGCGAAGCGCCATATTCTGACGCTGATCTGCGAGCGCTGGCTCGAGCGGGCGCGCGCCATTCCCCTCGCGGATGCGGTTCTCGAGGAGCCGGACCCGGTCGCACGCCTGCGTGGGGCGGCGAGCTGGATCACCGCCCTGTACGCGACGGACTTCGACGTCGCGCTGATCCTGGATTCCGCGTTGGACGAGGACCCCGAGACACGCGAACTGCTGCGCGCGAAGCTGCGTGGACGCAATCGAATCATGAACAGATTCATCGCATCGGTGGAGCCGGAGCTGTCGCTTTCGCCGGCAGATGCGAAGGCCATCTACCGGGCCCTGGCCGCCACGGGTGTCTACGGCGGACTGGTGGTCGAATCGGGATGGTCTCCGGATCGCTTCGAACGCTGGCTCGCCGACACGCTGGTCAGCCAGCTGCTCGCGTGA
- a CDS encoding histidine phosphatase family protein, with amino-acid sequence MTVTELWLVRHGESIANTAATRAELEGLEVIPIDIRDADVPLSRTGRDQAAALRTWVGEHRSALDAFWVSPYLRARETLAIALGGNAVDAAIDVDERLRDRELGILDLLTTRGVATRHPEEAARRRHLGKFYHRPPGGESWADVALRLRSFLGDALSRPAQSALVVAHDAVVMLLLYLLLPMEEAELLEFAASHTVLNASVTHLVRVESGWRLVEFSAVDHLTREGAAVTVHPGSPDVHPE; translated from the coding sequence ATGACAGTGACGGAACTGTGGCTGGTGCGGCACGGTGAGAGCATCGCGAACACGGCCGCGACCCGAGCCGAGCTCGAGGGACTCGAGGTGATCCCGATCGACATCCGAGACGCCGATGTTCCGCTCTCTCGCACCGGCCGAGATCAGGCCGCGGCGCTGCGCACGTGGGTCGGCGAACACCGCTCCGCGCTGGACGCGTTCTGGGTCTCGCCGTACCTTCGTGCGCGCGAGACACTGGCGATCGCGCTGGGCGGCAATGCGGTGGATGCCGCGATCGACGTCGACGAGCGGCTCCGCGACCGCGAACTCGGAATCCTGGATCTGCTCACCACCCGCGGGGTGGCCACGCGGCATCCCGAAGAGGCTGCGCGTCGACGTCACCTGGGCAAGTTCTATCACCGGCCGCCGGGCGGGGAGTCCTGGGCGGACGTCGCGCTCCGACTGCGGTCCTTTCTCGGTGATGCCCTCTCCCGTCCTGCGCAGAGTGCTCTGGTCGTCGCGCACGATGCGGTCGTCATGCTCCTGCTCTACCTCCTGCTGCCGATGGAAGAGGCGGAGCTGCTCGAATTCGCGGCATCCCACACCGTCCTGAACGCCTCCGTCACGCACCTCGTTCGCGTCGAATCGGGATGGCGGCTCGTCGAATTCTCGGCCGTGGATCACCTGACCCGCGAGGGCGCCGCGGTGACCGTGCACCCGGGGAGCCCTGATGTCCACCCCGAGTGA
- a CDS encoding GNAT family N-acetyltransferase, protein MTAQSRGSEPAQDVVLTRISPEDAGEVLTIQRAAFVSEALIYGDPDMPPLVQTLEELEAELQDAGGWVARVDGRLVGAIRTREADGVLLIGRIAIAPDMQGAGIGQRLLETAEAHSRATEAELFTGSLSEANIRLYERCGYAQTERVDEGDGTAQVFMRKRLRAR, encoded by the coding sequence GTGACTGCGCAGTCACGCGGCTCCGAACCCGCGCAGGACGTCGTCCTCACTCGCATCAGTCCGGAAGACGCCGGCGAGGTGCTGACGATCCAGCGCGCCGCGTTCGTCTCGGAGGCGCTGATCTACGGCGATCCCGACATGCCTCCACTCGTCCAGACTCTCGAGGAGCTCGAGGCCGAACTTCAGGATGCCGGCGGCTGGGTCGCGCGCGTCGACGGCCGCCTGGTCGGCGCGATCCGCACGCGCGAAGCGGACGGGGTGCTCCTGATCGGCCGCATCGCGATCGCGCCCGACATGCAGGGCGCGGGCATCGGGCAGCGGCTCCTCGAAACGGCCGAAGCGCATTCTCGGGCCACCGAGGCCGAACTGTTCACCGGCAGTCTCAGCGAAGCCAACATCCGGCTCTACGAGCGGTGCGGGTACGCGCAGACGGAGCGCGTCGACGAAGGCGACGGCACGGCGCAGGTGTTCATGCGGAAGCGCCTGCGCGCACGGTGA